One segment of Choloepus didactylus isolate mChoDid1 chromosome 15, mChoDid1.pri, whole genome shotgun sequence DNA contains the following:
- the ATOH7 gene encoding protein atonal homolog 7, with the protein MKSCKPSGPAAAARPAPPCVGSAECAGTCSGAGRLESAARRRLAANARERRRMQGLNTAFDRLRRVVPQWGQDKKLSKYETLQMALSYIMALTRILAEAERLSLERDWLNLHCEHFGRDHYLAFAGAKLPGESESYGQKLFGFQPEPFQMAN; encoded by the coding sequence ATGAAGTCCTGCAAACCCAGCGGCCCGGCGGCTGCAGCGCGCCCCGCGCCCCCGTGCGTGGGCAGCGCCGAGTGCGCGGGCACATGCTCCGGGGCCGGTAGGCTGGAGAGCGCGGCGCGCAGGCGCCTGGCGGCCAACGCGCGCGAGCGGCGCCGAATGCAGGGGCTCAACACGGCTTTTGACCGCCTGCGCAGGGTGGTGCCCCAATGGGGCCAGGATAAAAAGCTCTCCAAGTACGAGACGCTGCAGATGGCGCTGAGCTACATTATGGCCCTGACCCGGATCCTGGCCGAGGCCGAGCGATTGAGCTTGGAGCGGGACTGGCTCAATCTCCACTGTGAGCACTTCGGCCGCGACCACTACCTCGCGTTCGCGGGCGCGAAGCTGCCAGGCGAGAGCGAGTCCTACGGCCAGAAGCTCTTCGGCTTCCAGCCCGAGCCCTTCCAGATGGCCAATTAG